Below is a genomic region from Spirosoma radiotolerans.
TATCGAAATCGAGCGTTCATGCCTCGTTTTATGGAAATTTGGTAGAATTCAAAAATCAAATTCACGTCGCCAATAGCCGTTGGTCGTTTAATCGACGCGTAATCGACCACGCTGATGAGCGGGTGCTCGGGTTGGGGTAAACCTCTCAAACGGTGAAAGTCGCTAATGGTTTTTATGCGTTGGATCGGCCGTTGTTCCATAGTAAAGTCAAGACTTGATGTTTATTGCGCTTGATCCCGTTGGTCAAAACCAACAGTCGGTAGACGTGCGCCTACTGACTTTATCCTGCCACCATTCCAGGCACGGACAACATAGATTTTTCTTGATTCAATAAAAAGCGGTTCGACAGCCGATCCGCATTTCAAACTGTGGCTACACGGCCTGGTCATTAAGTTGCTTTTCCGGTTAACTGTTCCCAATTGGCGAACGCAAACTTTTCTCTGTCTTCCTGACTTAATTGTGTTGCTTCTAAAAAGCTACGGGCTTCTCGGCCTGGCCGGTACTGATAGGGATAGTCGGTCGAAAAAAGAATGCGGTCGGTTCCGACAATGTCAATAGACCGCTGCAGGTAAGATTGGCTGAACATGCCACTGGCCGTTACGTACACGTTTTGACGAATGTACTCAATAAAGGGTTTGTCAAGCTTGGTGACTCGACTGAGGGAGGCTAATCGTTCCGCGTAGAACAAAATGACTTCACCCCAATGGCCAAGAATAAGTTGAAGGTTTGGAAAGCGGTCAAACACCTTGGCTAGTACTAAGCGGACAAATTGAACGCCCGCTTCGTAGTGCCACCCAAGCCCAAACGTTGAAAAGGCCAAATCGGTCAGTTCGTCAAAGCCTGAATAGAGCGCATCCCGGACGGATTTCTGGGGAATTTGGGGGTGAATAAATAAGGGAACCCCGAGGGCTTCCGCGCATTCAAAGAGTTCCCAGTAATCAAGATGGTCCAGGTTTTTCTCTCCAGTCCGGCCGCATACCATCGCCCCTTTTAAGCCAAGCTGGGTCACCGAACGGGTTAATTCATTGGCGGTTTGGTTGGGCACCGCCATGGGTAAGGCGGCCAACCCTTGAAATCGTTCGGGGGTCTTTCTGACCAGTTGGGCCATGTAATCGTTAGTTAGTCTGGCTAAGGCTAGGCTATCAGGGCCTAGATTGTGCAAACTTGGACTGGTGAGCGAAAGCACCTGCACATCAACGCCGGTTTCGTTCATCAATTGAAGACGGGTATCGCCGATCTCCTCCAGGCGGCTTTCGATCTGGCCGACGTGTAATTTTTGGGTTGGGTCGTTGGGGTCGGCATAGTTGCTCCAGGCCTCTTTGACGGCTTTAGTCAGAAAATGTTCTTCGATGGCGATTAGCTTCATCTTACTGTTTTTTAGTTGACACAAAATTCATCTTCAGTCCAACAACAACTGTAGCCAAACATCAGCTTGTTGTAGTCTAAAAGGAAACGTATGATCCTGGGCGATCCTACTAGACATCTAGTA
It encodes:
- a CDS encoding amidohydrolase family protein, giving the protein MKLIAIEEHFLTKAVKEAWSNYADPNDPTQKLHVGQIESRLEEIGDTRLQLMNETGVDVQVLSLTSPSLHNLGPDSLALARLTNDYMAQLVRKTPERFQGLAALPMAVPNQTANELTRSVTQLGLKGAMVCGRTGEKNLDHLDYWELFECAEALGVPLFIHPQIPQKSVRDALYSGFDELTDLAFSTFGLGWHYEAGVQFVRLVLAKVFDRFPNLQLILGHWGEVILFYAERLASLSRVTKLDKPFIEYIRQNVYVTASGMFSQSYLQRSIDIVGTDRILFSTDYPYQYRPGREARSFLEATQLSQEDREKFAFANWEQLTGKAT